One genomic segment of Pleurocapsa minor HA4230-MV1 includes these proteins:
- a CDS encoding ABC transporter substrate-binding protein translates to MDLLNSLRRFVTNCLVLVLAVLLLIPLTACNPSTLLANPDQPPQLVDVILSDPKTFNFVIASDQTSSLVGAMMLEGLTKQHPITSEIEPALAESWDISDDNLEIVYTLRPNLKWSDGQPLTAEDVVFTYNQLYLNPDIPTGMQDVLKIGESGAFPQVTKINDRQVKFTVPEPFAPFLGVTGASIFPAHVLKETVKQKDESGNLKFLSTWSVDTPPEKLVASGAYKLKSYATVQRLVFEENPYYWKKEVVNKDIPYIKRVIWEIVESTDTFLTQFRSGSLNSVEVKPEYFSLLKQEEEKGNFTIYNGGPDYTTSYLTFNLNTGKQNGKPVVNPIKSRWFNNLNFRQAVAYALNRQRMVKNIYRGLGQPQQSFISVQSPFYNPDLKGYDYNPEKAKQLLQKAGFKYNPQGQLFDAQGNRVKFSLNTNTGNQIREAIGNQVEEDLEAIGIDVNFKTINFNVLTSRMGGSLAWEAIILGFTGGNEPNNGANVWLPDGNSHIFNLATPAEGKPLEGRVVADWETEIGRLFIKAARELEVEKRKAIYAEIQELVSAKVPFIYLVNPYSMAAVRNNIEGVEYSALGGAFWNLDQLKITE, encoded by the coding sequence TTGGATTTGCTCAACTCACTCCGAAGATTCGTCACTAACTGTCTGGTTCTTGTTTTAGCAGTGCTGTTGTTAATTCCTCTGACAGCCTGTAATCCTAGTACTCTCTTGGCAAATCCCGACCAACCACCTCAGTTAGTTGATGTCATTTTAAGCGATCCTAAAACTTTCAACTTTGTAATCGCTAGCGATCAAACTAGTAGCTTAGTAGGTGCAATGATGCTGGAGGGTTTAACCAAACAGCATCCCATTACGAGCGAGATCGAACCTGCTTTAGCCGAATCTTGGGATATTTCTGACGATAATTTAGAAATTGTTTATACTCTACGACCAAACCTCAAATGGTCTGATGGTCAACCTTTGACAGCAGAAGATGTTGTCTTCACCTACAATCAGCTTTACCTCAATCCTGATATTCCAACGGGGATGCAAGATGTACTCAAAATTGGTGAGAGTGGAGCTTTTCCTCAAGTAACGAAGATTAATGATCGACAGGTTAAATTTACTGTCCCCGAACCGTTTGCGCCTTTTTTGGGGGTAACTGGAGCATCTATTTTTCCTGCTCATGTCTTAAAAGAAACTGTTAAACAAAAAGATGAATCTGGCAATTTGAAGTTTCTTTCCACCTGGTCAGTAGATACACCTCCAGAAAAACTGGTTGCCAGTGGTGCTTATAAGCTGAAAAGCTACGCCACTGTTCAAAGACTCGTGTTTGAAGAGAATCCTTACTACTGGAAAAAAGAAGTAGTAAACAAAGATATTCCCTATATTAAAAGAGTTATCTGGGAAATTGTGGAATCTACAGATACCTTTTTGACGCAATTTCGTTCAGGTAGTCTCAATTCAGTTGAAGTTAAGCCTGAATATTTCTCGTTACTAAAACAGGAAGAAGAAAAAGGCAATTTTACCATTTATAATGGTGGCCCCGACTATACTACTAGCTATCTAACATTTAATCTCAATACAGGTAAGCAAAACGGCAAGCCTGTAGTTAATCCAATCAAGTCTCGCTGGTTTAACAATCTCAACTTTAGGCAAGCTGTAGCTTATGCTCTGAACCGTCAGAGAATGGTCAAAAATATTTATCGAGGTTTGGGTCAACCACAGCAGTCTTTTATTTCTGTTCAGTCTCCTTTTTACAACCCCGATTTAAAGGGTTATGACTATAACCCAGAGAAAGCAAAACAATTGCTCCAAAAAGCAGGGTTTAAATACAACCCACAAGGTCAACTATTTGATGCTCAAGGGAATCGAGTCAAATTTAGTCTGAATACGAATACTGGTAACCAAATTCGGGAAGCGATTGGTAATCAAGTAGAAGAAGACCTAGAAGCGATTGGTATAGACGTAAACTTTAAAACTATTAACTTCAACGTTTTGACTAGTAGAATGGGTGGCTCCTTAGCTTGGGAAGCGATTATTCTAGGCTTTACGGGGGGTAACGAACCTAATAACGGAGCAAATGTATGGTTGCCAGATGGTAACTCCCATATTTTCAATCTTGCCACGCCAGCAGAAGGAAAACCCCTAGAAGGTAGAGTCGTTGCTGATTGGGAAACCGAAATTGGTCGATTATTTATTAAGGCAGCAAGAGAATTAGAGGTTGAGAAACGTAAAGCTATCTATGCCGAAATTCAGGAGCTAGTGTCGGCAAAAGTGCCTTTTATCTATTTAGTTAATCCTTACTCCATGGCAGCAGTCCGCAACAACATCGAAGGAGTGGAATATTCGGCTCTGGGTGGTGCTTTTTGGAATCTGGATCAGTTAAAAATTACTGAGTGA
- a CDS encoding toxin-antitoxin system HicB family antitoxin: MAAFMVRIPDDKHDRLKELAQARGMSLNKLMEELSTIALAEFDAETRFKAMAAKGNPARGIALLDKLDAYFGEGKE; the protein is encoded by the coding sequence ATGGCAGCTTTTATGGTTCGCATCCCAGACGATAAACACGATCGGCTCAAAGAATTAGCTCAAGCTAGAGGAATGAGTCTCAATAAGTTAATGGAAGAATTAAGCACTATTGCCCTAGCAGAATTTGACGCAGAAACTAGATTTAAAGCTATGGCAGCTAAGGGAAATCCCGCAAGAGGAATTGCCCTTTTAGACAAACTCGATGCTTATTTTGGCGAAGGAAAAGAATAA
- a CDS encoding putative toxin-antitoxin system toxin component, PIN family, which yields MGTKIVVDTNVYIGALIGRERAANRELLRQCLKGNYQLLMSNALFNEYLDVMNRDEIKSKSPLTTQEAEDLSTDFMSVCQWVKIFYLWRPNLKDEADNHLVELAIAGNAQIIVTKNINDFQSSQLQFPQIKILKPEQII from the coding sequence ATGGGGACAAAAATAGTAGTTGATACCAATGTTTATATTGGCGCGTTAATTGGCAGGGAAAGAGCGGCTAATCGGGAATTACTAAGGCAATGTCTAAAGGGAAACTATCAACTCTTAATGAGTAATGCTTTATTTAACGAGTACCTAGACGTAATGAATCGAGATGAAATCAAATCTAAAAGTCCTTTAACTACCCAAGAAGCAGAAGATTTATCGACAGATTTTATGAGTGTTTGTCAATGGGTAAAAATATTTTATCTGTGGCGACCAAATCTAAAGGATGAAGCCGATAATCATTTAGTCGAGTTGGCGATCGCTGGTAATGCACAGATAATCGTAACTAAAAATATCAATGATTTCCAGAGTTCTCAATTACAGTTCCCTCAAATTAAAATCCTCAAACCAGAACAAATAATCTAG
- a CDS encoding Gfo/Idh/MocA family oxidoreductase has product MTSSNQIGVAVVGTGFGQKIHIPGFQHHPRTEVVAIYNRDLNKAKAIADRHQIYYAYNDLAKILSLPEVDAVSISTPPFLHYDMAKQVLSAKKHLLLEKPMAMNATQVKELYHLAQAQGVTAIADFEFRYVPAWLALAEHLENDYVGKKRLIKIDWLVTSRADSQRDWNWYSQQQAGGGALGAVASHAFDYINWLFGSVSKLCGYLNCAIPERPDPKDGGIMKPVDADDTCLIMLELADGTPVQLSISSVTYGGRGHWLEIYGETGTLVLGSSNLKDYVHGFELFAAPAGKSLKKIIIPKNLEFPQIFTDGRLAPFIRVVDRFVASIDTGTSLVPSLKEGVYSQLLMDLTHRSHQQKTWVDVPNLEQFMTN; this is encoded by the coding sequence ATGACATCTAGTAATCAGATTGGTGTAGCCGTAGTTGGGACAGGATTTGGGCAAAAGATCCACATTCCAGGTTTTCAGCATCATCCCCGCACTGAAGTAGTCGCTATATATAATCGCGATTTAAATAAAGCTAAAGCAATTGCCGATCGACATCAGATTTACTATGCCTATAATGATCTAGCTAAAATTCTCTCCTTGCCTGAAGTAGATGCCGTAAGTATCTCCACTCCGCCGTTTTTACACTACGATATGGCGAAGCAAGTCCTATCAGCTAAAAAGCATCTGTTGTTAGAAAAGCCAATGGCAATGAACGCCACCCAGGTTAAAGAACTATATCATTTAGCTCAGGCTCAAGGAGTAACGGCGATCGCTGATTTTGAATTTCGCTATGTCCCCGCTTGGCTAGCTTTAGCTGAACATCTGGAAAATGATTATGTGGGCAAAAAAAGATTAATTAAAATCGACTGGTTGGTAACTAGTCGTGCTGACTCCCAAAGAGACTGGAATTGGTATTCTCAGCAGCAAGCTGGAGGGGGTGCTTTAGGCGCAGTGGCTTCCCATGCCTTTGATTACATCAACTGGCTGTTTGGCTCTGTATCAAAGCTCTGTGGCTATCTTAACTGTGCTATACCCGAACGTCCTGACCCCAAAGACGGCGGCATAATGAAGCCTGTCGATGCCGATGATACCTGCTTAATTATGCTGGAATTAGCCGATGGTACTCCCGTGCAGCTATCTATTAGCTCTGTTACCTATGGTGGTAGAGGTCATTGGTTAGAAATTTATGGCGAAACAGGAACTCTAGTTCTTGGCAGCAGTAACTTAAAAGATTATGTCCACGGCTTTGAACTGTTTGCTGCTCCCGCAGGTAAATCTTTAAAAAAGATAATCATTCCTAAAAATTTAGAGTTTCCCCAGATATTCACCGACGGTAGATTAGCTCCTTTTATTCGTGTAGTCGATCGCTTTGTGGCATCAATTGATACTGGAACATCTCTAGTTCCGTCCTTAAAAGAAGGGGTCTATTCGCAATTACTGATGGATTTAACCCATAGATCGCACCAACAAAAAACTTGGGTTGACGTGCCTAATCTCGAACAATTTATGACTAACTAG
- a CDS encoding DUF4327 family protein codes for MLSTTSIKRYSISAIREEAINLLEVGAIALNQPLRILFEYLPVNEWNTIESELERYDYFLRDRIIDLVGEINWESD; via the coding sequence ATGCTATCCACCACTTCAATCAAACGTTATTCTATTTCCGCAATTCGCGAAGAAGCTATCAACCTGTTAGAAGTTGGCGCTATTGCACTCAATCAACCTTTAAGGATTTTATTTGAATATCTGCCCGTTAATGAATGGAATACGATTGAATCTGAACTTGAAAGATATGATTATTTCTTGCGCGATCGCATTATTGATTTAGTAGGTGAAATTAACTGGGAAAGTGACTAA
- a CDS encoding type II toxin-antitoxin system VapB family antitoxin yields the protein MRTNIEIDDELMEEAFRLTNVRTKKELVHLALMEFVKAKKKKDLLELSGKIQFHEGYDYKALRGS from the coding sequence ATGCGTACCAACATTGAAATTGACGATGAGCTAATGGAAGAGGCTTTTAGACTGACTAATGTTAGAACGAAAAAAGAACTAGTTCATTTGGCTCTAATGGAATTTGTCAAAGCAAAAAAGAAGAAAGATCTTTTGGAATTGAGCGGAAAAATTCAGTTTCATGAGGGTTACGATTATAAGGCTCTAAGAGGCAGTTAA
- a CDS encoding PIN domain-containing protein: MLLIDTSVWIKLFRNPDNNFKQILIEAIDGQDYYLSRFTQTELLQGARNEKEWTELNNYLSTQDYIDPGVQSWSHAARIYYELRRQGITVRNTIDCLIAASAIEHDLLLVHDDRDFEAIAHGTPLNETRV; encoded by the coding sequence ATGCTGCTGATCGATACATCAGTTTGGATTAAGTTGTTTCGCAATCCTGATAACAATTTCAAGCAGATTTTGATTGAGGCTATTGATGGTCAAGACTATTATTTGTCTCGATTTACCCAAACTGAGTTGTTGCAAGGAGCTAGAAACGAGAAAGAATGGACGGAGTTGAATAATTATTTGTCAACTCAAGACTATATCGATCCTGGTGTTCAGTCATGGAGCCATGCTGCTCGAATCTATTATGAACTGCGTCGTCAAGGAATAACAGTTCGCAATACTATTGACTGTCTGATCGCAGCTTCAGCTATTGAGCATGATCTATTATTAGTACATGATGATCGCGATTTTGAAGCAATAGCTCACGGTACTCCTCTTAATGAAACTCGCGTTTGA
- a CDS encoding DNA phosphorothioation system restriction enzyme, translating into MNQIDWHRLATLYRQKYLNNRLKEGGKSYQDANLGIPIFPNNLQLRKYQHQAVANWLENKGRGTLKMATGSGKTIIALAIAQELYQQIRLQVLLIVCPTQHLVSQWSRECQKFNLQPIIAMTRVDNWQGELSNQLYNLQNSAQSFLTIITTNSTLISDSFQSQLKYFPAKTLIVGDEAHNLGSTQSESCLPRNIGLRLALSATPERQYDELGTQALLDYFGAILQPEFTLADAIKQGALARYLYYPVFVELTTSEALEYAKLTQRIGWNLHKNPSFQGNDTLTSLLNKRSRLIATAANKLTCLKELMASRLNTSHTIFYCGDGHLDNDTRQIDAVTHLLGKELGYRVNTYTTDTSLEARERLRRQFESGELQGLIAIRCLDEGVDIPAIKTAIILASSSNSRQFIQRRGRILRPHPSKQQATLFDTIVIPPNLDRETWEVEKNLLRKELRRFLTFAELADNAEEATTQLLRLQEQYKL; encoded by the coding sequence GTGAATCAGATTGATTGGCATCGGCTAGCTACTTTATATCGTCAAAAATATTTAAATAATCGACTAAAGGAAGGTGGCAAAAGTTATCAAGATGCTAATCTTGGTATTCCTATTTTTCCTAATAATTTGCAACTAAGAAAATATCAGCATCAAGCAGTAGCTAACTGGCTTGAAAATAAGGGCAGGGGAACACTAAAAATGGCGACAGGTAGTGGCAAAACCATTATTGCTTTAGCGATCGCCCAAGAACTTTATCAGCAGATTAGATTACAAGTACTATTAATAGTCTGTCCAACTCAGCATTTAGTTTCTCAGTGGTCAAGAGAATGTCAAAAGTTTAATCTTCAGCCGATTATTGCCATGACGCGGGTAGATAATTGGCAAGGAGAATTATCCAATCAGCTATATAATTTACAAAATTCAGCTCAATCTTTTCTGACAATTATTACCACTAACTCAACCTTAATTAGTGATAGTTTTCAATCCCAGTTAAAATACTTTCCTGCCAAAACTTTAATTGTAGGAGATGAAGCACACAACCTCGGTTCAACTCAAAGCGAATCCTGTTTACCTCGTAACATTGGTTTGCGTTTAGCTCTTTCCGCCACTCCAGAAAGACAATACGATGAATTGGGTACACAAGCATTATTAGACTATTTTGGGGCAATCCTTCAGCCAGAATTCACCTTAGCCGATGCCATTAAACAGGGTGCATTAGCTCGCTATCTTTATTACCCCGTATTTGTCGAACTAACCACCTCAGAAGCCTTAGAATATGCCAAACTTACCCAACGAATTGGCTGGAATTTACACAAAAATCCGAGTTTTCAGGGTAATGATACTTTAACCTCTTTGTTAAACAAGCGATCGCGTTTAATTGCCACCGCAGCGAATAAACTAACCTGTCTCAAAGAATTAATGGCATCGAGATTAAATACTAGCCATACTATTTTTTATTGCGGAGATGGACATCTCGATAATGATACACGCCAAATTGATGCTGTTACGCACTTGTTAGGTAAAGAGTTAGGCTATCGCGTCAATACCTATACTACCGATACCTCTTTAGAAGCAAGAGAACGTTTACGTCGTCAATTCGAGTCTGGAGAATTACAGGGTTTAATTGCGATTCGGTGCTTAGATGAAGGAGTCGATATACCTGCAATCAAAACTGCGATTATCCTTGCTAGCAGTAGTAATTCTCGCCAATTTATTCAGCGTCGTGGTAGAATTTTGCGTCCTCATCCTAGTAAACAACAAGCTACACTATTCGATACAATAGTCATCCCGCCAAATTTAGATCGAGAAACTTGGGAAGTAGAAAAGAATCTTTTACGTAAAGAATTACGCCGATTTCTCACTTTTGCCGAATTGGCTGATAACGCCGAAGAAGCGACAACACAATTATTGAGGCTACAAGAGCAATATAAACTATGA
- a CDS encoding DUF433 domain-containing protein, which produces MDYRDIITIEPGKRSGKPCIRGMTITVYDVLSYLAAGMTYEEILEDFAYLTIEDILACLSYAA; this is translated from the coding sequence ATGGATTACCGCGACATCATTACAATCGAACCAGGAAAACGAAGTGGAAAGCCTTGTATTCGTGGCATGACAATTACAGTTTATGATGTGCTGTCTTATTTAGCTGCGGGAATGACTTACGAAGAGATACTTGAGGATTTTGCTTATCTAACAATAGAGGATATATTAGCTTGTCTGAGTTATGCAGCATAG
- a CDS encoding lysophospholipase, giving the protein MKHSFFNKKNYLWITFIVTLVSINIAGYLGAYILTNYHDRTLFGLGYLRPGNNKTPSSLKLAYTSIRLKINQQEWLDTWLIKSPALKPKGTIILFHGKNSTKSSLLTSAQIFNQLDYTTLLVDFRGSGGSSGSVTTVGIKESKDVTLVTNYIKNLYPEQPIILYGISMGSAAILRAIAKDNIQVEGIILELPFSTLLSAVKNRLTESQIPSFPLGELIVFWGGIQHGFNGFTHNPINYAQQVNCPTLILQGQQDLTVDQKAIDNLYQNINAPKKIVSFSNAEHELLVTANQNLWRENIKAFIADLN; this is encoded by the coding sequence ATGAAACATAGTTTTTTCAATAAAAAAAATTATCTTTGGATAACTTTTATAGTTACTCTTGTAAGTATCAATATTGCAGGTTATTTAGGTGCATATATTCTAACTAATTATCACGATCGCACTTTATTTGGTTTGGGATATCTTCGTCCTGGAAATAATAAAACACCGAGTAGTTTAAAATTAGCATATACTAGCATTCGTCTTAAAATCAATCAACAAGAATGGTTGGATACATGGTTAATTAAATCTCCTGCTTTAAAACCTAAAGGTACAATAATTTTATTCCACGGTAAAAATAGTACTAAAAGTAGTTTATTAACTTCAGCTCAAATTTTTAATCAACTAGATTATACAACTTTATTAGTAGATTTTCGGGGATCGGGTGGCTCAAGTGGAAGTGTTACTACTGTAGGAATCAAAGAAAGTAAAGATGTTACTTTGGTGACTAATTATATTAAAAATTTATATCCCGAACAACCAATAATCTTATATGGCATTTCAATGGGCAGTGCTGCTATTTTGAGAGCGATCGCTAAAGATAATATTCAAGTTGAAGGAATTATTTTAGAGCTTCCTTTCAGTACTCTTCTAAGTGCAGTAAAAAATAGATTGACCGAATCTCAAATCCCGTCTTTTCCTTTAGGTGAATTAATTGTCTTTTGGGGAGGAATACAGCACGGCTTTAACGGATTTACTCACAATCCCATTAATTATGCTCAACAGGTTAATTGTCCTACTTTGATATTGCAAGGTCAGCAAGACTTAACAGTCGATCAAAAAGCTATAGATAATCTTTATCAAAATATTAATGCTCCTAAAAAAATAGTTAGTTTTTCTAATGCCGAACATGAGTTATTAGTAACAGCAAATCAAAATTTATGGCGAGAAAATATTAAAGCTTTTATAGCTGATTTAAATTAA
- a CDS encoding helix-turn-helix domain-containing protein produces the protein MVRIKQLRQAKNITQANLAERLNTTQQTIQRWETGKTNIPSESLKELAIVLDCSVDELLGIAKYSRTRYGNWFLSESEKKSRQKLIGYYGGVHLKLRGISQLKDYPIDDLAAKNIHSYFPAPDEGFLSFNWIFFETMDNKIVFVNTKALKTVQVYTDHYEGSPPFSHPEIYRFLTDCDVEQLEDGVTASEIAINYNLSKDFAEKVIGVIMNHEKTKQESWNWISFSEANVYWLDGEQDSYLLDKRLWWTLADLRTLCNDPIFFSDNNEIPSGALFLEQYEQDGYSEFLNLDNIALIEVPAIKYWQLACEDSPDLLEHRELSPYLPLSK, from the coding sequence ATGGTTAGAATAAAACAACTTCGTCAGGCAAAGAACATAACTCAGGCAAATCTAGCTGAGAGATTAAATACAACCCAGCAAACTATTCAACGTTGGGAAACAGGCAAAACAAATATTCCCTCTGAGTCATTAAAAGAACTTGCTATTGTTCTTGATTGCTCTGTAGATGAACTATTAGGAATAGCTAAATATAGTCGAACAAGATATGGTAATTGGTTTTTGAGCGAATCAGAAAAAAAAAGTCGGCAAAAGCTAATTGGTTATTATGGAGGAGTTCATTTAAAACTACGAGGAATTTCTCAACTTAAAGATTATCCTATTGACGATCTTGCAGCAAAAAATATACATAGTTATTTCCCTGCACCCGATGAGGGTTTTTTATCCTTTAATTGGATATTTTTTGAAACGATGGATAATAAGATAGTATTCGTTAATACTAAAGCATTAAAAACAGTACAAGTTTACACAGATCATTATGAAGGTTCTCCTCCATTTTCTCATCCAGAAATATATAGGTTTCTTACTGATTGCGATGTAGAACAACTAGAAGATGGAGTAACGGCTTCAGAAATTGCAATCAATTATAATCTTTCTAAAGATTTTGCCGAAAAAGTGATTGGAGTAATTATGAATCACGAAAAAACGAAGCAAGAATCTTGGAATTGGATATCATTTAGTGAAGCCAATGTTTATTGGTTGGATGGGGAACAAGATTCTTATTTATTAGATAAAAGACTGTGGTGGACTTTGGCTGATTTAAGAACATTATGTAATGATCCAATTTTTTTCTCTGATAATAATGAAATTCCTTCAGGAGCATTGTTTCTAGAGCAATACGAACAAGATGGGTACAGTGAGTTTTTAAATTTAGATAATATTGCTTTGATAGAAGTACCTGCAATTAAATATTGGCAATTAGCTTGTGAAGATAGCCCTGATTTACTAGAGCATAGAGAACTTTCCCCATATTTGCCCCTATCAAAATAA
- a CDS encoding phosphoketolase translates to MTVATNVPTFCQGIQHFKDSLPDFDQYSSPAIKEGQTAIASPTDPAAVYQTMLAADALRYLTLQVTASKQSGHPGGFASIAEAIASLVMLGHKNIITEVGHHAPGFYSNVFLDTSLEAMGINNVQEMGDRFRETHGLLGHLSGQIPGLLNPAGPLGQGQHFAMAGAKLHPGVLFPVTIGDGGLGEPYIMSSFGHFNTAFPQVTNFLPILVWNGYSQEHHSMVSTKTNEEMIDYWAGNGFTEVILVNAKDYDDSNQVSDYVDSTLFSQAGRMAFTQAVLEATDMAAKSALDGKLTVLIVKQLKGAGVHKRGAQSHNLYAGDSLDKDYIVAALKERALTPEAWQLVRDNYLRSNGGAAVNTVVTEHEYPICDLGNIPLQEYSVGGEKQVATTAMGAIVGYVGQQDKDFIVANADGNAASGINNINTALKIIHPTTDATYFQQPQGQVYEPLSEDACAGLAAAQALFGARTLWCSYESFVINGLPIWQTVTQAMAELRRSTPSTITLFTAGALEQGRNGWTHQRPEVENYFAGMMRNGNIFPLFPCDANSIQACYEWALSTKNKGVTITASKSPLEIRTTLEQTREGLAKGGIVLQEIDPPQSPLNKGGKVVFAVIGDMTLIPVFEAAEQLKAQGIGSKIISIINPRRLYRSTDVAWDSCSREQDGDFLSDAEFSNLFDGDALLGVTGGSSAMLEPVMLRSNSKRDVFAWKRGETTASAGQIMQFNGITADNFVKRAMELIG, encoded by the coding sequence ATGACTGTTGCCACAAATGTTCCCACTTTTTGTCAAGGAATTCAACATTTCAAAGATAGCTTGCCAGATTTTGACCAATATAGTTCTCCAGCCATTAAAGAAGGCCAAACTGCGATCGCCTCCCCGACAGATCCCGCAGCAGTTTACCAAACCATGTTGGCTGCTGATGCCTTACGTTATTTAACCCTGCAAGTTACTGCCAGTAAGCAGTCAGGACATCCTGGGGGTTTTGCTTCTATTGCTGAGGCGATCGCTTCTTTGGTAATGCTGGGTCATAAAAACATTATTACGGAAGTGGGACACCACGCTCCAGGCTTCTATAGCAACGTCTTCCTCGATACTTCTTTAGAGGCGATGGGCATTAATAATGTGCAGGAAATGGGCGATCGCTTTCGAGAAACTCATGGTTTGCTCGGTCATCTTTCAGGACAAATTCCTGGCTTGTTGAACCCCGCAGGGCCATTGGGACAGGGGCAACATTTCGCCATGGCGGGGGCAAAATTACATCCAGGGGTCTTATTCCCCGTAACTATTGGTGATGGTGGCTTAGGTGAACCCTATATCATGAGTAGCTTTGGTCACTTTAATACGGCGTTTCCCCAGGTGACCAACTTCTTGCCCATTCTCGTTTGGAATGGCTATTCCCAAGAACATCACAGCATGGTTTCCACTAAAACCAACGAGGAGATGATTGACTATTGGGCAGGTAATGGCTTTACCGAGGTGATTCTGGTAAATGCAAAAGATTACGACGATAGTAATCAAGTCAGCGACTATGTAGACAGCACCCTGTTTTCTCAAGCTGGGAGAATGGCATTTACCCAAGCGGTATTAGAAGCAACCGATATGGCAGCCAAATCAGCTCTTGATGGTAAATTGACTGTCTTGATTGTTAAGCAGCTCAAAGGAGCAGGAGTGCATAAGCGGGGCGCGCAATCCCACAATCTTTATGCTGGAGATAGTTTAGACAAAGACTACATTGTGGCAGCTTTGAAAGAAAGAGCCTTAACTCCCGAAGCTTGGCAGCTGGTCAGAGATAATTATCTGCGCTCGAATGGCGGTGCTGCGGTTAATACAGTTGTAACTGAGCATGAATACCCAATTTGCGATTTAGGTAACATTCCCCTGCAAGAATATAGCGTCGGTGGGGAAAAGCAAGTAGCCACGACAGCCATGGGTGCGATCGTTGGTTATGTAGGACAACAGGACAAAGACTTTATTGTGGCTAATGCGGATGGCAATGCTGCATCAGGGATTAATAATATTAATACTGCCCTAAAAATTATCCACCCCACCACAGACGCAACCTATTTCCAACAGCCTCAAGGACAGGTATATGAACCCTTAAGCGAAGATGCCTGTGCGGGATTAGCAGCTGCCCAAGCTTTATTTGGGGCGCGCACTTTGTGGTGTTCCTATGAATCCTTTGTCATTAACGGCTTACCCATTTGGCAGACAGTAACCCAAGCAATGGCAGAATTACGCCGTTCCACACCATCGACCATCACTTTATTTACCGCAGGGGCATTAGAACAAGGGCGCAACGGCTGGACACATCAACGTCCTGAAGTAGAAAATTACTTTGCAGGGATGATGCGTAACGGTAATATCTTTCCCCTCTTTCCCTGTGATGCTAATAGTATCCAGGCTTGTTATGAATGGGCATTAAGCACCAAAAATAAAGGCGTTACCATTACCGCTAGTAAATCTCCCCTAGAAATTCGTACTACCCTCGAACAAACCCGTGAGGGATTAGCTAAAGGTGGCATCGTCCTTCAAGAAATTGATCCCCCCCAATCCCCCCTTAATAAGGGGGGTAAAGTTGTGTTTGCCGTAATTGGCGACATGACTTTAATTCCTGTCTTTGAAGCAGCAGAACAATTAAAAGCTCAGGGTATTGGCTCAAAAATCATCTCGATAATTAATCCCCGTCGTTTATATCGCTCAACTGATGTTGCTTGGGATAGTTGCAGTCGCGAACAAGATGGTGATTTTCTTAGTGATGCTGAATTTTCTAACCTGTTTGATGGCGATGCTTTACTAGGTGTTACTGGTGGTTCAAGTGCCATGTTAGAACCTGTGATGTTACGCAGTAATAGTAAACGCGATGTTTTTGCTTGGAAGCGTGGCGAAACTACAGCTAGTGCAGGACAGATTATGCAGTTTAACGGGATTACTGCGGATAATTTTGTTAAACGGGCAATGGAATTAATTGGTTAG